Proteins from a single region of Bacteroidota bacterium:
- a CDS encoding efflux RND transporter periplasmic adaptor subunit has translation MKNLRVWTITVVVIGAVVGILLYNKSRMDARSRNDILASIPVSVTTVALQTAGDERTLVGTVTPNNDVSIVSETQGRVTKVLAEIGDRRAAGSVIVQVDDELKRANFATAEVNYQKAKRDLERFENLLKQDAATDQQVEAARLGCKAAEAQFITARREYGDTKITTPISGTVTARPVNIGTYVQKGMPVANVVDLSTLRVKINVSEKEVFRLKPGDEVRLTTDVYPGFVAKANISTISDKSDESHSYPVEVLLSNSREHPLRSGMFCRVSFVSKAGSAALTIPREALVGSVKNPQVFTVANGRASLRDVLVAAEIGTQLIVSKGLSAGDKVVVSGQNNLVDSAAVTIIN, from the coding sequence ATGAAGAACCTAAGAGTATGGACAATAACGGTAGTCGTCATCGGAGCGGTGGTTGGGATCCTGCTCTATAATAAGTCCCGCATGGACGCCCGTTCGCGGAACGATATCCTCGCGTCGATCCCCGTTTCGGTGACGACGGTCGCCCTGCAGACGGCGGGAGACGAACGGACGCTGGTCGGGACTGTGACACCGAACAACGACGTCTCGATCGTCTCCGAGACGCAGGGGCGGGTCACGAAGGTGCTCGCCGAGATCGGAGACCGCAGGGCCGCGGGCTCGGTGATCGTCCAGGTGGACGACGAGCTGAAGCGCGCCAATTTTGCCACCGCGGAAGTCAATTACCAGAAGGCGAAACGGGATCTGGAGCGGTTCGAAAACCTCCTGAAGCAGGATGCTGCGACGGACCAGCAGGTGGAAGCGGCGCGTCTCGGTTGCAAGGCCGCCGAGGCGCAATTCATCACAGCCCGCCGGGAATACGGAGACACGAAAATCACCACGCCGATCTCCGGAACGGTCACCGCACGGCCTGTCAACATCGGGACGTACGTGCAAAAGGGAATGCCGGTCGCGAACGTGGTCGATCTTTCGACGCTGAGGGTGAAGATCAACGTTTCGGAAAAGGAAGTCTTCAGGCTCAAGCCGGGAGACGAGGTCCGGCTTACGACAGATGTCTATCCCGGGTTCGTCGCGAAGGCGAACATCTCGACGATCAGCGACAAGAGCGACGAATCGCACTCCTATCCGGTCGAGGTGCTGCTCTCCAACAGCCGGGAACACCCGCTTCGCTCCGGGATGTTTTGCCGGGTTTCGTTCGTATCGAAGGCCGGATCGGCGGCGCTGACAATTCCCCGCGAAGCGCTCGTCGGAAGCGTGAAGAACCCCCAGGTGTTCACTGTCGCAAACGGCAGGGCATCGCTCCGCGACGTCCTCGTTGCGGCCGAGATCGGCACTCAACTCATCGTCTCGAAAGGGCTCTCGGCGGGCGACAAGGTTGTGGTTTCCGGCCAGAATAATCTCGTCGACAGCGCCGCGGTCACCATTATCAATTAG
- a CDS encoding TolC family protein yields MNKIISTLLVHALAALLHPNLLSAQPARALTIDEAIGIGLENSKSLHSSSMRVQAADSRSGEAHASQLPTLRAAANYTRLSDVPPFVATIPQGAFGTNFPPQEISFPLSQTILNNYGLRLTVQQPLFTGMRLSSGSDIAEYTAQATGEDYNRDKSDLIYNIQGAYWNLYKAIKFKTVIDTNVAQVKAHLRNVQNLAAQGIVTKDEVLRVDVQLSNAELTQLSSGNNVRLASIALCNLIGLPLTNEVSPVSEVQLRPNGAGELDSLVRQAVEARPEIKGMEYRVKASESAVTLARSGWFPQIYLTGNYYYARPNQRIVPAVDEFRDTWDVGISASFDIWNWGATMHQTSEAQARLSEANDGLSQLKDAIHLEVTQSYLSMNESRERIALAEKGVTEARESYRITNEKFKSGVALNSDLLDAEAALLQAGWNHIQALVDHELAQARLQRAVGGAR; encoded by the coding sequence ATGAACAAAATTATCAGCACCCTTCTCGTGCATGCCCTGGCGGCTCTCCTGCATCCCAACCTGCTCTCCGCACAGCCGGCGCGCGCGCTCACGATCGACGAGGCGATCGGCATCGGCCTTGAAAACAGCAAGAGCCTGCACTCCTCCTCGATGAGAGTCCAGGCGGCCGATTCACGGTCCGGCGAGGCCCACGCCTCGCAATTGCCGACCCTGAGGGCGGCGGCAAACTACACGCGATTGAGCGACGTTCCGCCCTTCGTGGCGACCATACCCCAGGGCGCCTTCGGAACGAACTTCCCTCCGCAGGAGATATCGTTCCCGCTATCGCAGACGATCCTCAACAACTACGGGCTCCGCCTCACGGTGCAGCAACCCCTGTTCACAGGCATGCGGCTCTCGAGCGGTTCGGATATCGCGGAATACACCGCGCAGGCGACCGGAGAGGATTACAACAGAGACAAGTCCGACCTCATCTATAATATCCAGGGCGCGTACTGGAATCTCTACAAGGCCATCAAATTCAAGACGGTGATCGATACGAACGTTGCGCAGGTCAAGGCACACCTGAGGAACGTGCAAAATCTTGCCGCGCAGGGAATCGTCACGAAGGACGAGGTGCTCAGGGTCGACGTCCAGTTGTCCAATGCGGAACTGACGCAACTATCGTCCGGAAACAATGTCCGCCTCGCCTCGATCGCGCTGTGCAACCTGATCGGATTGCCGCTGACAAATGAAGTCAGCCCCGTCTCGGAGGTTCAACTCCGGCCCAACGGCGCCGGCGAACTCGACTCGCTGGTCCGGCAGGCGGTGGAGGCAAGGCCGGAAATAAAGGGAATGGAGTACCGGGTGAAGGCGTCTGAATCTGCCGTGACACTCGCGCGATCAGGATGGTTCCCGCAAATTTACCTGACCGGCAATTACTACTACGCGCGCCCGAACCAGCGCATCGTGCCGGCCGTCGATGAGTTCAGAGATACCTGGGACGTGGGAATATCGGCGTCGTTCGACATCTGGAATTGGGGCGCCACCATGCACCAGACGAGCGAGGCGCAGGCGCGTCTCTCCGAGGCGAACGACGGCCTCAGCCAGCTGAAAGATGCGATACATCTCGAAGTGACGCAGAGTTATCTGAGCATGAACGAATCGAGGGAGCGAATTGCGCTTGCGGAGAAAGGCGTCACGGAAGCCCGCGAGAGCTACCGGATCACCAACGAAAAGTTCAAGTCGGGGGTCGCTCTGAACTCCGATCTCCTCGACGCGGAAGCGGCGCTTCTGCAGGCCGGATGGAATCACATCCAGGCCCTCGTTGATCACGAGCTTGCCCAGGCGCGCCTCCAGCGCGCGGTGGGCGGCGCCCGATAG
- a CDS encoding MBL fold metallo-hydrolase, translating into MTTVGLGMLAPGEVIAQARKRKWFPFSFLFSSVDTEPAQFHPDPKSWDDSTITAAWIGHATVLINFYGTKIITDPVFSSRVGPSFIRLGTFGPKRLVAPALRIEELPPLDLILLSHAHFDHLDLATLRRMGRHVPIIMAKNTSDILDDLGNKQVRELDWGEKTTMGDLTVEGLKVNHFGWRYPWEQDRSRGNQDGRSFNGYLLSKNGHHIVFGGDTAYQEHFKALANRQIAPDLAILPIGAYDPWIFVHANPEQAVAMANHMGAKSILPVHWHTFTLSNEPIDEPIERLNQALSMHSPQLALDAIGKTWKQSG; encoded by the coding sequence ATGACAACAGTCGGATTGGGAATGCTCGCCCCCGGGGAAGTCATTGCGCAGGCGCGCAAACGCAAATGGTTTCCGTTCTCGTTCCTGTTCAGCTCGGTCGACACCGAGCCCGCACAGTTTCATCCCGATCCGAAGAGCTGGGATGATTCGACCATCACCGCGGCATGGATCGGCCACGCGACGGTCCTGATCAATTTCTACGGAACGAAGATCATCACCGACCCGGTCTTCTCATCGAGAGTCGGCCCCAGCTTCATCCGGCTCGGAACATTCGGCCCCAAACGGCTCGTGGCGCCCGCGCTCCGGATCGAGGAACTTCCTCCTCTCGATCTCATCCTTCTTTCCCACGCCCATTTCGATCATCTCGACCTCGCGACACTCCGGCGGATGGGCAGGCACGTGCCGATCATCATGGCCAAGAACACATCGGATATCCTGGACGATCTCGGGAACAAGCAAGTGCGCGAGCTGGATTGGGGAGAGAAGACCACGATGGGAGATCTGACGGTCGAGGGACTGAAGGTGAACCACTTCGGCTGGCGGTATCCGTGGGAACAGGATCGCTCGAGGGGAAATCAGGATGGACGAAGCTTCAACGGGTATTTGCTATCCAAAAACGGCCACCACATCGTATTCGGGGGCGATACCGCCTACCAGGAACACTTCAAAGCCCTCGCGAATCGCCAAATTGCTCCCGATCTTGCCATCCTCCCGATCGGCGCCTATGATCCCTGGATCTTCGTCCACGCGAATCCCGAGCAGGCGGTGGCGATGGCGAATCACATGGGCGCAAAATCGATTCTCCCCGTCCACTGGCACACATTCACTCTCAGCAACGAACCGATCGACGAGCCGATCGAGCGGTTGAACCAGGCGCTCAGCATGCATTCTCCACAGCTTGCCCTTGATGCGATCGGCAAGACGTGGAAACAGTCAGGCTAA
- a CDS encoding efflux RND transporter permease subunit yields the protein MTLTELSIKRPTLIVVIFSALAVVGIFSYTQLKYELLPKITPPWITIITVYSGASPNEVETSVTKLVEDAVSGVDKVKTVYGTSQEGVSIVSLELEMSADIDVALQDAQRKISEVGSRFPEGVKTPSLTKFALDELPVLRLGATANMPSRDFFQMVSDRIQPRLAKLAGVGQITLAGGDEREIRINVDPQKLRSSGLSLLQVTQLIKSSNLDFPTGKIEQGDVRYVVRLAGKFKSIDDIRRLVVGQSRQGTAVHLSDIAEVEDGQKEYSSISRINGKTSIAILVQKQGEANAVEVSSVVRNELKKIEADYADKHLKFEIAQDGSTFTIDAADAVKHDLLLAIFFVAIVMLAFLHSIRNSLIVMVAIPASLVSTLIGMYAAGFTLNLMTLLGMSLVIGILVDDSIVVLENIYRHLEKGEDRRVAALKGRNEIGFAALSITLVDVVVFVPLALVSGLVGNIMREFALVVVFSTLMSLFVSFTVTPLLASRFTKVERLTKDSILGRFALWFEKVYEGLTERYLAVLKWGLQNRGKVALMTLALFVGSLMLVPFGFIGSEFMTPVDRGEFTVTLELPTGSTLDHTNHVTQDVERFVSEIPEVKKTFVNVGVSTEGFVGQSSNYVSELNVALVPKDERSRTTDEISDQIKSWVQQVPGVKVRVSPIGIFGTANQSPIMLVVSAPEYDDARKAAALIEGVVRKIPGTADVRLSSEEGKPETRVEIDREKLAELGLTLGEVGAGLRIAFNGDDESKFRDGANEYPIRVVLDQFDRARKSDIEDLPFVNRKGETIALKQFASVDMSKGPSKLQRQNRNYSVNVFSQAVGRPSGTIVADIRTQLAKTALPPGVEVTYSGDEQNRQEGFSSLLLAMVAAILFVFMIMVALYDSYIYPFVVLFSIPVAVIGAFLALALTMKSLSIFTLLGIIMLIGLVGKNAILLVDRTNQMRREQNLSVFDALMEAGQTRLRPILMTTASMIVGMMPIATSLSSGSEWKSGLAWALIGGLVSSLLLTLVLVPVVYSKVDEWRETVPAFIARLLKKLRALRTGTAVGSKPAAGVELEGNRAGTSAV from the coding sequence ATGACACTCACAGAACTATCCATCAAACGGCCGACGCTCATCGTCGTCATCTTTTCGGCGCTCGCAGTGGTGGGGATCTTCAGCTATACGCAACTGAAGTACGAGCTTCTCCCGAAGATCACTCCCCCCTGGATCACGATCATCACCGTTTATTCCGGCGCGTCGCCGAACGAGGTCGAAACGTCGGTGACGAAGCTCGTGGAGGATGCCGTCTCGGGCGTCGACAAGGTCAAAACAGTCTACGGGACCTCGCAGGAAGGGGTCTCCATCGTCTCGCTCGAGCTCGAGATGAGCGCGGATATCGACGTCGCGCTCCAGGATGCGCAGAGAAAAATCAGCGAAGTGGGGTCCCGGTTCCCCGAAGGGGTGAAAACCCCGAGCCTCACAAAATTCGCCCTCGACGAGCTGCCGGTTCTCCGGCTCGGCGCGACTGCGAACATGCCTTCGAGAGACTTCTTTCAGATGGTGAGCGACCGGATCCAGCCGCGTCTGGCGAAACTCGCGGGGGTCGGCCAGATCACGCTGGCCGGAGGAGACGAGCGCGAGATCAGGATCAATGTCGACCCGCAGAAGCTCCGCTCCTCAGGACTCTCGCTGCTCCAGGTGACGCAGCTGATCAAGTCTTCAAACCTCGATTTTCCGACGGGCAAAATCGAGCAAGGAGACGTGCGCTATGTGGTGCGTCTTGCCGGGAAATTCAAGTCGATCGACGATATCCGCCGCCTCGTGGTCGGGCAATCGAGACAGGGGACCGCCGTCCATCTTTCCGACATCGCGGAGGTGGAAGACGGCCAGAAGGAATATTCCAGCATCAGCCGGATCAACGGCAAAACGTCAATCGCGATCCTGGTCCAGAAACAGGGGGAGGCGAACGCCGTCGAGGTGAGCTCGGTTGTGCGGAACGAACTGAAAAAAATCGAAGCGGATTACGCGGACAAGCACCTCAAGTTTGAGATCGCCCAGGACGGGTCGACGTTCACGATCGACGCAGCGGATGCTGTGAAGCACGATCTCCTCTTGGCGATCTTTTTTGTCGCGATCGTGATGCTGGCATTCCTGCACAGCATCAGGAACTCGCTCATCGTGATGGTGGCGATCCCCGCTTCGCTCGTGTCGACGTTGATCGGGATGTACGCGGCGGGATTTACCCTCAACCTGATGACGCTTCTCGGAATGTCGCTGGTGATCGGGATCCTGGTCGACGACTCGATCGTCGTTCTCGAAAATATTTACCGGCACCTCGAAAAGGGGGAGGATCGCCGGGTGGCCGCGCTGAAAGGCCGGAACGAGATAGGCTTTGCCGCTCTCTCGATCACGCTTGTCGATGTGGTCGTATTCGTCCCGCTCGCGCTGGTCTCGGGGCTCGTCGGAAATATCATGCGGGAATTTGCCCTGGTGGTGGTGTTCTCGACCCTGATGAGCCTGTTCGTGTCGTTCACCGTCACGCCGCTGCTCGCTTCGCGGTTCACCAAAGTGGAGCGGTTGACGAAGGATTCGATCCTCGGCAGGTTCGCTCTCTGGTTTGAGAAAGTCTATGAGGGGCTGACTGAACGGTATCTCGCCGTCCTGAAATGGGGTTTGCAAAACCGGGGAAAGGTGGCGTTGATGACGCTGGCGCTTTTTGTCGGCTCGCTGATGCTCGTGCCCTTCGGCTTTATCGGATCGGAGTTCATGACGCCCGTCGATCGGGGGGAGTTTACGGTGACGCTTGAGCTTCCCACAGGTTCGACGCTCGACCACACCAACCACGTCACGCAGGATGTCGAGCGATTCGTCTCGGAGATCCCCGAGGTGAAAAAGACCTTCGTGAACGTCGGCGTTTCGACCGAGGGGTTTGTCGGGCAATCCTCGAATTATGTCTCCGAATTGAACGTGGCCCTGGTTCCCAAGGACGAACGGAGCCGTACGACCGACGAGATCAGCGACCAGATCAAGAGCTGGGTGCAGCAGGTCCCCGGCGTGAAGGTGCGCGTAAGTCCGATCGGGATTTTTGGAACCGCCAACCAGTCGCCGATCATGCTCGTGGTGAGCGCGCCCGAGTATGACGACGCCCGTAAAGCGGCTGCCCTGATCGAAGGTGTCGTGAGAAAAATCCCAGGGACCGCGGACGTTCGCCTCTCCTCGGAAGAAGGCAAGCCTGAAACGCGCGTCGAGATCGATCGCGAGAAGCTCGCCGAGCTCGGGCTTACCCTCGGAGAAGTCGGCGCAGGGCTGCGGATCGCCTTCAACGGGGACGACGAGTCGAAATTCCGCGACGGAGCCAACGAGTATCCGATCCGGGTGGTCCTCGACCAGTTTGACCGCGCCCGGAAGAGCGATATCGAAGACCTCCCGTTCGTCAACCGGAAAGGGGAGACGATCGCGCTCAAGCAATTCGCGAGCGTCGACATGAGCAAAGGCCCCTCGAAATTGCAACGGCAGAACCGGAACTACTCCGTCAACGTTTTTTCGCAGGCTGTCGGCAGGCCCTCCGGCACGATCGTTGCGGATATCAGGACGCAGCTTGCCAAAACCGCGTTGCCCCCGGGCGTGGAAGTCACCTACTCGGGAGACGAGCAGAACCGGCAGGAGGGCTTCTCCAGCCTCCTCCTCGCGATGGTCGCCGCGATCCTGTTCGTATTCATGATCATGGTGGCGCTCTATGATTCGTACATTTACCCGTTCGTGGTCCTCTTCTCGATCCCCGTGGCGGTGATCGGCGCGTTCCTCGCGCTGGCGCTCACGATGAAGTCGTTGAGCATCTTTACACTTCTCGGGATCATCATGCTGATAGGACTCGTCGGGAAGAACGCCATCCTGCTCGTCGACCGGACGAACCAGATGCGCCGCGAGCAGAACTTGAGCGTGTTCGACGCCTTGATGGAGGCGGGCCAGACACGGTTGCGTCCCATCCTGATGACCACCGCCTCGATGATTGTCGGCATGATGCCGATCGCCACAAGCCTCAGTTCCGGATCCGAATGGAAATCCGGTCTCGCCTGGGCGCTCATCGGCGGCCTCGTGAGTTCGCTTCTCCTGACGCTTGTGCTCGTTCCCGTCGTCTATTCCAAAGTCGACGAATGGCGCGAGACGGTGCCGGCGTTCATCGCGAGACTCTTGAAGAAGCTCCGCGCACTCCGGACCGGTACAGCCGTTGGTTCAAAGCCGGCTGCGGGCGTGGAGTTGGAAGGAAACCGTGCGGGGACCTCCGCTGTTTGA
- a CDS encoding EamA family transporter codes for MKKSYLPLLGILVCTLIWGSTWLAIKIGLETLPPFLFAGMRFTIATVLLYGFMRIRGIPFPKDRTAWKVMLVLGFFQMLDYALVFWGEQYIHSAMAAILFATMPFFVILCGYVMLDEHRTTWLKVLGIIISFAGVVIIFMRDIGSAQDSWMGDVAIILAALFGAIFSVYAKKHANEIDAVANTTVQMAFIAVFLSAIGLVTENVSELQFTAKGIGSIFYLGTLGSAVAFAVYMWVIKRVSVIEASIIPVATPVVAVSLGWLILDERLTLDSLWGGCMILIGVYLVNILREEQLPWYKAARTAL; via the coding sequence GTGAAAAAAAGCTACCTGCCTCTGCTGGGGATTCTCGTCTGCACCCTCATCTGGGGATCAACCTGGCTGGCGATCAAAATCGGACTGGAGACGCTGCCCCCTTTTCTGTTCGCGGGCATGCGGTTCACGATCGCGACCGTCCTGTTGTACGGATTCATGCGCATTCGGGGGATCCCTTTTCCCAAAGACCGGACCGCATGGAAAGTGATGCTGGTGCTCGGGTTTTTCCAGATGCTTGACTACGCGCTGGTGTTTTGGGGGGAGCAGTATATTCACTCCGCAATGGCGGCGATCCTCTTCGCCACCATGCCCTTCTTTGTGATCCTCTGCGGTTACGTCATGCTCGATGAACACCGCACAACCTGGTTGAAGGTCCTTGGAATCATCATCAGCTTCGCGGGAGTGGTTATCATCTTCATGCGGGATATCGGCAGCGCCCAGGATTCATGGATGGGAGACGTGGCGATTATCCTTGCGGCCCTCTTCGGCGCGATCTTCAGCGTCTACGCCAAGAAACATGCGAACGAGATCGACGCCGTGGCGAACACGACCGTACAGATGGCGTTCATCGCGGTGTTCTTATCGGCGATCGGCCTTGTAACCGAGAATGTCTCAGAACTGCAATTTACCGCCAAGGGAATCGGAAGCATTTTCTATCTTGGGACTTTGGGTTCCGCGGTTGCGTTCGCCGTGTACATGTGGGTCATCAAGCGTGTGAGCGTCATCGAGGCGTCTATCATCCCGGTGGCTACGCCGGTTGTCGCGGTTTCTCTGGGTTGGCTGATTCTGGATGAACGTCTGACGCTGGATTCCCTCTGGGGGGGCTGCATGATTCTGATAGGAGTCTATCTGGTCAATATCCTCCGGGAAGAGCAGCTTCCATGGTATAAGGCGGCGCGGACGGCGTTGTAG
- a CDS encoding VOC family protein, whose protein sequence is YTRIFPNSNIGMVVPYTKDEGDKEGFIKHSRFTLAGKLFMAMDSSGPHDFIFNEAISFIVRCETQKEIDHYWENLSAVPASEQCGWLKDKFGVSWQIVPTVMDKMLSSGDKEKISRLTQAFLKMKKFDIEKLERAYEGR, encoded by the coding sequence TATACGCGCATCTTCCCAAATTCCAACATAGGGATGGTCGTGCCGTATACGAAAGATGAGGGCGACAAGGAGGGATTCATAAAACACTCCCGGTTTACGCTTGCCGGGAAGCTTTTCATGGCGATGGACAGTTCCGGACCGCATGATTTTATTTTTAACGAAGCGATCTCCTTCATCGTGCGATGCGAAACCCAGAAAGAGATCGACCACTACTGGGAGAATCTCTCCGCGGTTCCCGCGTCGGAACAGTGCGGTTGGCTCAAGGATAAGTTTGGCGTGTCGTGGCAAATCGTCCCTACGGTAATGGACAAGATGCTGAGCTCCGGGGACAAGGAAAAGATTTCGCGCCTTACCCAGGCGTTTCTCAAGATGAAAAAGTTTGACATCGAAAAGCTGGAACGTGCATACGAAGGAAGATAG